GGAAGCCCGCCGACGACATGGCCGTGATCGTCGAAGACCTCGTGAAGGTGCTCGACGGTATCGGAACGAACCTGAAGCGCGGCCGCTACCCCGAGGCCAGCCACAGCCGAAAGATCGCTGCGCTGCTGCGCAAGGTCGCCGACGAGCTGGACGCCTGAGGTTGACGGAGAACGCGTTTCCAGAGGAACCGGGCGAGACGGACGCCGGGGCCGCTCCTGAGGCCGACCCCGTCCTGCTCGCTGCCGTCGACCAGGCGAGGTCGGCGCTGGCCGAGATCACTCCCGCCGACACGATCGGCGAGCTGATCGGGCACGCTGTCGAAGGTGAGCACGTGCTCAGCCTCTTCTTCGCCTCGAAGCTCGCGGGCTACCCCGACTGGCACTGGACGGCGACGCTGTCGAGGATCGACGGATCGGACGAGCCGTCGGTGCTCGAGGTCGAACTGCTCCCGGGCGAGACGTCTGTTCTCTCGCCGGCTTGGGTGCCGTGGGCCGACCGGCTCACGGCCGATGCGCTCATCGACGACTCCGAGAGCGAATTCGACGAGGACGACGAGGACGAAGACGGTTCGGGCGACGACTCGGCGGGAGACTGGTCCGACGAGGACTCTGACGACGAGGATTCTGACGGTGAAGACTCTGACGACGAGGACTCTGACGACGACTCCGACGGTGATGACTCAGACGGTGACTCGGATGACGACGATCCGGATGACGACGATCCCGACGACGACGATCCCTCAGCGATCGGCCTGCGCCGCGACCGCGACGGGATCGACATCGACACCATCGCGGAAGAGGGGCTCGAGGCGCAGGGCTTCGACGCGCACGCCGCTGCGACGCCGGTACCCGATCCGGAACCCCTGATCGAGGCCTCTGCCGCCGGTGTCGACCCTGACGCGGGGGCGGCCTTCGACGCCACCGACGACTTCACAGACGCCGGCGACATCGAAGACCTCGAAGGCCAGGAGCG
Above is a genomic segment from Subtercola boreus containing:
- a CDS encoding DUF3027 domain-containing protein — encoded protein: MTENAFPEEPGETDAGAAPEADPVLLAAVDQARSALAEITPADTIGELIGHAVEGEHVLSLFFASKLAGYPDWHWTATLSRIDGSDEPSVLEVELLPGETSVLSPAWVPWADRLTADALIDDSESEFDEDDEDEDGSGDDSAGDWSDEDSDDEDSDGEDSDDEDSDDDSDGDDSDGDSDDDDPDDDDPDDDDPSAIGLRRDRDGIDIDTIAEEGLEAQGFDAHAAATPVPDPEPLIEASAAGVDPDAGAAFDATDDFTDAGDIEDLEGQERSD